In Sorghum bicolor cultivar BTx623 chromosome 8, Sorghum_bicolor_NCBIv3, whole genome shotgun sequence, one genomic interval encodes:
- the LOC8064762 gene encoding monothiol glutaredoxin-S12, chloroplastic produces LVLEHLIALTLSVLNNAWKSWMQEHIEATGKAPPGNVAGNYTWVGAPQRPPDLRLTPGRHVQLTVPLEQLIDRLVKENKVVAFIKGSRSAPQCGFSQRVVGILEAHGADFVTVDVLDEEHNHGLRETLKTYSNWPTFPQIFIGGELVGGCDIISSMAEKGELAALFQK; encoded by the coding sequence TTAGTACTTGAACATCTGATTGCACTGACATTATCAGTCCTTAATAATGCCTGGAAATCATGGATGCAAGAACATATAGAGGCCACTGGCAAGGCGCCACCAGGGAATGTTGCAGGAAACTACACCTGGGTTGGTGCCCCCCAGAGGCCTCCAGACTTGCGGTTGACGCCTGGACGCCATGTCCAGCTGACCGTTCCACTAGAACAGTTGATAGACCGTTTGGTGAAGGAGAACAAAGTGGTAGCCTTCATCAAAGGATCAAGGAGTGCTCCCCAGTGCGGATTCTCACAAAGGGTGGTGGGTATCTTGGAAGCACATGGAGCAGATTTCGTAACTGTTGATGTGCTTGATGAGGAACACAACCATGGGCTAAGAGAGaccctgaagacatacagcaaCTGGCCGACATTCCCTCAGATTTTCATTGGAGGGGAGCTTGTGGGAGGCTGCGACATTATTTCATCCATGGCTGAAAAAGGGGAGCTTGCTGCCCTATTTCAGAAATAG
- the LOC110429727 gene encoding atherin-like, producing the protein MPYYCMSTLCFSLRLSAKDILRKNKIPLSPPVAQPDANPNTRGPTRRPTPLLPPPTPARRRSPRAATAVLLLPVRRRRRRRRPDPPAPPLSRPSPAPCATATAAPPRPRAPPPLLPWALAQPKGVGERTRPWMLRSLGQVLAEVTSSSSRVLVWILISICCRWLLFPLNLFDLIVAAHFRSDVGKFRYCVGYLVAAHFRSRFRWQITVVVTQIQMVQQELEGVIEESWRGNISVSRNFL; encoded by the exons ATGCCGTATTATTGTATGTCGACGCTGTG tttTTCTctgcggctctcggcaaaggatattctcagaaaaaataaaatcccCTTATCTCCACCAGTGGCCCAACCAGACGCCAACCCTAACACCCGTGGCCCAACCAGACGCCCCACACCGCTGCTCCCGCCGCCGACGCCCGCACGCCGCCGAAGCCCCCGCGCCGCCACCGCAGTACTGCTGCTCcccgtgcgccgccgccgccgccgccgccgtccagaTCCCCCGGCCCCGCCCCTGTCCCGCCCCTCCCCGGCCCCgtgcgccaccgccaccgccgcccctcCCCGGCcccgtgcgccgccgccgctccttcCCTGGGCCCTCGCACAGCCAAAGGGCGTCGGCGAGAGGACAAGACCATGGATGCTCCGCTCTCTGGGTCAGGTTCTCGCCGAGgtaacctcctcctcctcccgtgTCTTGGTCTGGATTTTAATTTCCATCTGCTGCCGCTGGCTTTTGTTCCCCCTGAATTTATTTGATCTGATAGTTGCAGCACACTTCCGTTCAGATGTTGGTAAATTTCGTTACTGTGTTGGTTATCTAGTTGCAGCACACTTCCGTAGCAGATTCAGATGGCAAATAACCGTAGTGGTCACTCAGATTCAGATG GTTCAACAGGAGTTGGAGGGAGTTATAGAGGAGAGCTGGAGAGGCAACATTTCGGTG TCAAGAAATTTTCTGTAG
- the LOC8055482 gene encoding fatty acid desaturase DES3-like — protein sequence MQTQTQTQTTTTTPPQKQQQQHMAMTTTTVSRPAMDDVQEAAAKATEDDIMTKGRRRVDDGFFDAGKPPPFRIGDVRAAVPEHCWRKSPWRSLWYVARDVAVVAALGAAAAAGADSWAVWPLYWAAQGTMFWALFVLGHDCGHGSFSDSPTLNSVVGHLLHSFILVPYHGWRISHRTHHQNHGHIHRDESWHPITEGLYRQLETRTKKLRFTVPFPLLAFPVYLLYRSPGKTGSHFLPSSELFSPKEKGDVMLSTTCWCVMLASLFAMACAFGPAQVLKMYGLPYLVFVMWLDLVTYLHHHGHHERLPWYRGEEWSYLRGGLTTVDRDYGWINKIHHDIGTHVIHHLFPQIPHYHLVEATKAAKPVLGRYYREPQKSGPLPRHLLGVLLRSLRVDHFVSDRGDVVYYQTDHDLNTTAKGWAAQNHHKQK from the exons ATGCAGACGCAGACGCAGAcccagacgacgacgacgacgccaccgcaaaagcagcagcagcagcacatggcgatgacgacgacgacggtgagCCGGCCGGCCATGGATGATGTTCAGGAGGCGGCGGCCAAGGCGACGGAGGACGACATCATGACGAAGGGCCGGCGGCGGGTGGACGACGGCTTCTTCGACGCCGGGAAGCCGCCGCCGTTCCGCATCGGCGACGTGCGCGCGGCGGTGCCGGAGCACTGCTGGCGCAAGAGCCCCTGGCGGTCGCTGTGGTACGTGGCGCGCGACgtggcggtggtggcggcgctgggcgcggcggcggcggcgggcgcggaCAGCTGGGCGGTGTGGCCGCTCTACTGGGCGGCGCAGGGGACCATGTTCTGGGCGCTCTTCGTCCTCGGACACGACTG TGGTCACGGCAGCTTCTCGGACAGCCCGACGCTCAACAGCGTGGTTGGTCATCTCCTCCACTCCTTCATCCTCGTCCCCTACCATGGATG GAGGATCAGCCACAGAACACACCATCAGAACCACGGCCACATCCACAGGGACGAGTCATGGCACCCG ATCACGGAGGGGCTGTACCGGCAACTGGAGACGCGCACCAAGAAGCTCAGATTCACGGTGCCCTTCCCGCTGCTCGCATTCCCTGTCTACCTC CTGTACCGGAGCCCCGGCAAGACGGGCTCCCACTTTCTTCCCAGCAGTGAGCTGTTCAGCCCCAAGGAGAAGGGCGACGTCATGCTCTCAACCACCTGCTGGTGCGTCATGCTCGCCTCCCTCTTCGCCATGGCGTGCGCGTTCGGTCCAGCCCAGGTGCTCAAGATGTACGGCCTCCCATACCTT GTGTTTGTGATGTGGCTTGACTTGGTGACGTACCTGCACCACCATGGGCACCATGAGCGCCTCCCCTGGTACCGTGGCGAGGAGTGGAGCTACCTGCGCGGCGGGCTGACGACGGTGGACAGAGACTACGGCTGGATCAACAAGATCCACCACGACATCGGCACCCATGTCATCCACCATCTCTTCCCGCAGATCCCGCACTACCATCTCGTCGAAGCT ACCAAGGCAGCGAAGCCGGTGCTGGGGCGATACTACCGGGAGCCACAGAAGTCAGGGCCGCTGCCACGGCACCTCCTTGGCGTGCTCCTCAGGAGCCTCAGAGTCGACCACTTTGTCAGCGACCGTGGGGATGTTGTCTACTACCAAACTGACCATGACTTGAACACCACTGCTAAAGGCTGGGCTGCCCAAAACCATCATAAGCAAAAATGA